In one window of Amblyomma americanum isolate KBUSLIRL-KWMA chromosome 9, ASM5285725v1, whole genome shotgun sequence DNA:
- the LOC144104080 gene encoding TNF receptor-associated factor 6-like isoform X1, whose protein sequence is MLYTLVGFSPELDWRPLLFAKPIPQHRVCGACGLVRKKTAFLPCMHVLCESCYGQCAQEGSRICPLDGCDFQDEDVERRECPAEEVLRREVKCWNAKHGCGTVVAASLLPEHFQRECRHHFARCPKCSASVLCSDVCAHLRLDCATPSTPLAPESGHHLNDTEDTALSTSFQRVIEQQAVEMRTHIRELVTDIKLHGDRLNEISHGVNTSKEALTGKLTQATIQIQESMKTGVREIASDNGQLKEHLITRNDNISSSLKALEEKMKDELVAATRQSNDNCSRILASFHEMKVETVNKCEETLLRIQKLLPRDEPQGEHVIFDVKGVKSLEEKALKKGWAAYETCQVYLRGYCMSPGVTFIRDSQSVDLHVRMLLHKGDNDDAVEWPFQHKIRLKVIHPRESVWPCFVEIKPRRESENVQKPKTSSNKAFCLALPSFNLRALRNCGCVFEDTLRFKWEVLP, encoded by the exons ATGCTGTACACGCTTGTGGGGTTTTCCCCTGAATTGGACTGGCGGCCCCTACTCTTCGCCAAGCCTATTCCTCAGCACAGGGTATGCGGCGCCTGTGGTCTGGTGCGCAAGAAGACGGCGTTCCTTCCATGCATGCACGTGCTGTGCGAGTCCTGCTACGGGCAGTGCGCGCAGGAAGGCTCTCGCATCTGCCCCCTCGACGGCTGCGACTTCCAGGACGAGGACGTCGAGAGGAGGGAATGTCCCGCAGAGGAGGTGCTTCGAAGAGAG GTTAAATGCTGGAACGCAAAACACGGCTGTGGAACTGTGGTGGCTGCTTCCCTGCTCCCCGAGCATTTCCAGCGAGAATGTCGACACCACTTTGCACGGTGCCCCAAGTGTTCGGCCTCGGTTCTTTGCAGCGATGTGTGCGCACACCTGAGACTGGACTGTGCAACACCGTCGACACCTCTTGCTCCCGAGTCTGGCCATCACCTCAACGACACGGAGGACACAGCACTCTCAACATCTTTCCAACGAGTCATTGAGCAGCAGGCTGTTGAAATGAGAACCCATATAAGAGAGCTGGTTACTGATATTAAACTGCATGGTGATAGACTGAACGAAATCTCCCATGGGGTAAACACTTCTAAAGAAGCGCTCACAGGAAAACTGACGCAAGCAACGATCCAAATTCAAGAAAGTATGAAAACAGGTGTGCGCGAAATCGCCAGTGATAACGGGCAGTTGAAAGAGCACTTGATAACGCGGAATGATAACATTTCGAGCAGCCTAAAGGCACTGGAAGAAAAAATGAAGGATGAGTTGGTGGCCGCAACGAGACAGAGTAATGACAATTGCTCACGAATTCTGGCATCATTTCATGAAATGAAAGTTGAAACTGTGAATAAATGCGAGGAGACACTGCTCCGCATTCAGAAATTGCTCCCAAGGGATGAACCACAAGGAGAGCATGTGATCTTCGATGTCAAAGGAGTGAAATCTCTCGAAGAAAAAGCTCTGAAGAAAGGCTGGGCTGCGTACGAGACCTGCCAGGTGTACCTCCGTGGCTACTGCATGTCACCTGGAGTGACATTCATTAGGGATAGTCAATCAGTGGACCTTCATGTAAGGATGCTTTTGCATAAGGGCGACAACGACGACGCTGTTGAGTGGCCATTCCAGCACAAAATACGGCTGAAGGTCATACACCCACGAGAAAGCGTGTGGCCTTGCTTCGTTGAAATTAAGCCACGCCGTGAATCTGAAAATGTACAAAAGCCTAAAACATCAAGTAACAAAGCATTTTGTTTGGCTCTTCCGTCGTTTAATCTTCGCGCTCTCAGGAACTGCGGCTGCGTGTTCGAGGACACGCTTCGGTTTAAGTGGGAAGTGCTGCCGTGA